One region of Streptomyces leeuwenhoekii genomic DNA includes:
- a CDS encoding WXG100 family type VII secretion target, with translation MGVGQAATGVLDRVSYTLDWSNPIASTLDEVIKGVLKQCGADEWFDWVTGDSAQLKETADHWRSAARDLQGVVDDLVAERKAVERAWESDASVGFSQTMVEFEQALLSEAEDAITIAELLEVAASACEVAEQAMTDLLVEIVEALMVTAATTAILSLLTAGAAAAIGPLAGAANVAYRAAKATRIAAKLADKLADLAKQTRALAKLSRLRRYLRSLDRAKIKEWKGAKWRILGSVRRGETPEAADIAQYVAWAQGKSIAKGVLGVDPAGAVTGSMLEGSPALAEEVSENARRPEPQSFDERMNNRRFSGKTVREVFG, from the coding sequence ATGGGCGTCGGACAGGCCGCGACTGGCGTTCTGGATCGCGTCAGTTACACGTTGGACTGGAGCAACCCGATCGCCTCGACACTCGACGAGGTCATCAAGGGAGTGCTCAAACAGTGTGGCGCCGACGAGTGGTTTGACTGGGTTACTGGCGACAGCGCGCAGTTGAAAGAGACGGCGGACCACTGGCGCAGTGCCGCTCGTGATCTGCAAGGCGTCGTTGACGACCTCGTCGCGGAACGGAAGGCTGTCGAGCGGGCCTGGGAAAGTGACGCTTCCGTTGGCTTCAGTCAAACCATGGTCGAGTTCGAGCAGGCTCTCCTGAGTGAAGCTGAAGACGCGATCACTATCGCGGAGTTATTGGAAGTTGCAGCGTCGGCGTGTGAAGTCGCCGAGCAAGCCATGACTGATCTTCTCGTGGAGATCGTGGAGGCCCTTATGGTCACTGCGGCAACAACAGCGATCCTTTCGCTGCTTACCGCGGGGGCTGCGGCTGCGATCGGTCCACTGGCCGGTGCCGCGAACGTGGCCTACCGGGCCGCCAAGGCGACGAGGATTGCGGCCAAACTGGCCGATAAGTTGGCCGATCTTGCGAAGCAGACCAGAGCTCTTGCGAAACTCTCACGACTCCGCCGCTACTTGCGGAGCCTCGACCGTGCGAAAATCAAGGAATGGAAAGGGGCGAAATGGCGCATTCTGGGCAGTGTTCGCAGGGGTGAGACGCCTGAGGCAGCCGACATCGCTCAGTATGTGGCGTGGGCGCAAGGGAAATCCATCGCCAAGGGTGTACTCGGGGTCGATCCCGCCGGTGCTGTCACAGGGTCGATGCTGGAAGGATCGCCAGCGCTTGCCGAAGAGGTGTCTGAAAATGCAAGGCGTCCGGAGCCTCAAAGCTTCGACGAAAGAATGAATAACCGGCGCTTTTCCGGTAAAACGGTGAGAGAAGTATTCGGGTGA
- a CDS encoding LysR family transcriptional regulator encodes MELRQLAYFLAVAEERNFTRAAERMHISQPGISARIRGLEDDLGAVLVDRSGRQAELTAVGEVVRDHARSVLAAAEALRRAVDEVNGLVRGRVVVGMVRACTVTPLFDALSGFHRAHPGVEISLVEDDSDRLVEQVRKGSVDLALIGAAGRPPEDLDGWQIVSEPIAAAVPPGHPLAAHGEVTLAELCAHPLVCLPRGTGIRTVLERTAAARGLTPAVSLEASAPDAVLDLAARGLGAAVLSASMTTGHDGLRTVALTDADIPGVLALVSAPSKSPALRELLLHCRRSFAGPLATG; translated from the coding sequence ATGGAACTGAGGCAGTTGGCGTACTTCCTCGCCGTCGCCGAGGAGCGCAACTTCACCCGGGCCGCCGAGCGGATGCACATCAGCCAGCCCGGGATCAGCGCACGGATACGCGGGCTCGAGGACGACCTGGGGGCCGTGCTCGTCGACCGGTCCGGCCGCCAGGCCGAACTGACCGCGGTCGGCGAGGTCGTCCGCGACCACGCGCGTTCCGTACTGGCCGCGGCGGAGGCGCTGCGCCGGGCCGTCGACGAGGTGAACGGGCTGGTCCGGGGCAGGGTCGTGGTGGGCATGGTCAGGGCGTGCACCGTCACCCCGCTCTTCGACGCGCTGTCCGGGTTCCACCGCGCCCACCCCGGGGTGGAGATCAGCCTGGTGGAGGACGACTCCGACCGGCTCGTGGAGCAGGTGCGTAAGGGGAGCGTCGACCTGGCCCTGATCGGGGCCGCCGGCCGGCCGCCCGAGGACCTGGACGGCTGGCAGATCGTCAGCGAGCCGATCGCCGCCGCGGTGCCGCCGGGCCATCCGCTGGCAGCACACGGCGAGGTCACCCTCGCCGAGCTGTGCGCCCACCCGCTGGTCTGCCTGCCGCGGGGCACCGGCATCCGGACGGTGCTCGAGCGGACCGCCGCGGCGCGCGGCCTGACCCCGGCCGTCTCCCTGGAGGCGAGCGCACCCGATGCCGTACTCGACCTGGCCGCCCGCGGCCTCGGCGCCGCCGTCCTGTCCGCGTCCATGACCACCGGTCACGACGGGCTGCGGACCGTGGCCCTCACGGACGCCGACATCCCCGGAGTGCTGGCCCTGGTCTCCGCCCCGTCCAAGAGCCCGGCCCTGCGCGAACTGCTGCTCCACTGCCGCCGCTCCTTCGCCGGGCCCCTGGCCACCGGCTGA
- a CDS encoding YybH family protein, which produces MQPEDLTRLFVERANAGDAAGLAALYEEEAVMAYPPGSVTVGRENIRRLFEKMLAQAPRFEPEPPLPTLVQGDIALTSTPPSDGAGARAQVVRRQPDGSWLRVIDQPEFRTPRG; this is translated from the coding sequence ATGCAGCCGGAGGATCTCACCCGTCTGTTCGTCGAGCGCGCCAACGCCGGTGACGCCGCCGGTCTCGCCGCCCTGTACGAGGAGGAGGCGGTGATGGCCTACCCGCCCGGCAGCGTCACGGTGGGCCGGGAGAACATTCGCAGGCTGTTCGAGAAGATGCTGGCCCAGGCGCCGCGCTTCGAGCCGGAGCCGCCGCTTCCGACGCTGGTCCAGGGGGATATCGCCCTGACGTCGACCCCGCCCTCGGACGGTGCGGGCGCGCGTGCGCAGGTGGTCCGGCGCCAGCCCGACGGGAGCTGGCTGCGCGTCATCGATCAGCCGGAGTTCCGTACGCCCCGCGGCTGA
- a CDS encoding DUF6299 family protein: MPVRPVLAVLAASAGAALLLTAAPTAGAASTAPAESVTVDPTGRIAADGTITLSGTYRCTGSTGPVFVSSSVAQGSSSTRHNIGGTRAVCDGVERRWVNSGRPSSASMTPGTARVQTTVMELRPFGFLPLPAFHAVHGQDVTLVADAPATA, from the coding sequence ATGCCCGTACGTCCCGTCCTCGCCGTCCTCGCCGCGTCGGCCGGCGCCGCCCTGCTCCTGACGGCGGCCCCCACCGCCGGTGCCGCCTCCACGGCCCCGGCCGAGTCCGTCACCGTCGACCCCACGGGCCGCATCGCCGCCGACGGCACCATCACCCTCTCCGGCACCTACCGCTGCACCGGCAGCACCGGCCCGGTCTTCGTCAGCTCCTCCGTGGCGCAAGGCTCTTCGAGCACGCGCCACAACATCGGCGGGACCCGCGCGGTGTGCGACGGCGTGGAGCGGCGCTGGGTCAACTCCGGCAGGCCCTCATCGGCCTCGATGACGCCCGGCACGGCCCGTGTCCAGACCACCGTGATGGAACTGCGCCCCTTCGGCTTCCTGCCACTGCCCGCCTTCCACGCGGTGCACGGGCAGGACGTCACCCTCGTCGCGGACGCACCGGCCACGGCCTGA